CTGGTAGCGGCCTGAGACAAAACGATACGCGCCCGGGTCATCCCCGGGCGTTTTCATTTGAGGGTCGGTCTGGGCAAATGCAGCCCCTTTTCCGAAGGCTTCCCCAGGCACCGGCAGTCTCCCGCTCCGCCCCGATATGGCCGACAAAAAAGCGGCCTGCCCAGGGGCAGACCGCTCGCATTCCGCAGCGAGGCGGAATTCCTGTCAGTTTCGCAGCTTGGGGTCCAGCTTGTCGCGCAGCCAGTCGCCCACCACCGTGAGGCTGACCAGGAGCAGGATGAGCAGCAGCGCCGGGAACAGCACGATCCACCACTCGCCGGAAAACAGGTAACTGTAGCCGATGCGGATCAGCGTCCCCAGGGAAGGCTGGCTGGCCGGCATTCCAAAGCCGAGAAAGGACAGCGTCGCCTCGGTCATGATGGCGAAAGCGATGTCGAGCGTCGCCAGCACGAAGACCGGGTTCAGCACATTGGGCAGCACCTGCTTGAACAGGATATTGCCGTGGCCGCGCCCGGCGAGACGGGCGGCTGCGACATAGTTCTTGCCGGCCTCGGCAATCACCGCTGCACGGACGAGGCGCGCAAAATGCGGCCAGTGCGAAATACCCAGGGCGATGACGACGATGAGCATCGCCATCCGTTCCTGTCCGGCAGCGGAGAGGAACTGGCGCCCAACCCCGCCGATCAGCAAGGCGAGCAGCATCGCCGGGAAGGTGAACTGGATGTCGGCCATGCGCATGATCAGCGTTTCGACCCAGCCGCGGGCATAGCCGCTGATCAGGCCCAGGGTCAGCCCGATGGACACCGACACGCAGACGGCAAGGATGCCGACCAGGAACGATGTCCGCAGGCCATAAAGAAGCAGGGAATAGAGGTCGGCGCCCTGGCTGTCCGTGCCCAGCAGGTAGCGGGGCGAGCCGCCTTCGATGAAGGCAGGCGGCAGATGGCTGTCGAAGAGATCCATCTGCGACAGGTCATAGGGATTGAAGGGAGCGAGCAACGGCGCGAATACCGCCGCACCGATGATCACGAGCAGAATCACCAGCGCCACTGCGGCACCGGGACGATCGAGCAGGCCGCGCACCCAGAAATTCACGAACTGGGATTGCGGCTTGGCCTTTTGCGGGGACGTATCAGCGAGCATCTTGGACTAACCTTTCTCGCCCAGGCGCACACGCGGATCCGCGACGGCATAGAGGACGTCCACGATCAGGTTGATCATGGCGAAGAAGAACGCGACGAAGATCAGGATCGAGGTGATCACCGGCACGTCGGCCTGCGTCAACGATCCAAGAAAGAGCGTGCCAATGCCGGGCCACTGGAAGACCTGCTCGACCACCACGGCGAAGGCGACCAGATAGCCGATCTGGATGCCGCTGATGGTGATGATGGGGATTAGCGTATTGCGCAGGGCATGGACGAAGTTGACCGGGGCGCTGCGAATGCCGCGGGCGCGGGCGAACCGGATATAGTC
This genomic stretch from Devosia sp. YIM 151766 harbors:
- a CDS encoding ABC transporter permease — protein: MLADTSPQKAKPQSQFVNFWVRGLLDRPGAAVALVILLVIIGAAVFAPLLAPFNPYDLSQMDLFDSHLPPAFIEGGSPRYLLGTDSQGADLYSLLLYGLRTSFLVGILAVCVSVSIGLTLGLISGYARGWVETLIMRMADIQFTFPAMLLALLIGGVGRQFLSAAGQERMAMLIVVIALGISHWPHFARLVRAAVIAEAGKNYVAAARLAGRGHGNILFKQVLPNVLNPVFVLATLDIAFAIMTEATLSFLGFGMPASQPSLGTLIRIGYSYLFSGEWWIVLFPALLLILLLVSLTVVGDWLRDKLDPKLRN